Genomic window (Streptomyces sp. NBC_01431):
TGTACGACCAGCCCACGCGGTGCCGCATGAACTCGCGGAAGACGAAGATCGGGGCGCTGATGAAGAAGGTCATCGAGTTGTGCTCGAAGGGGCTGCCGTGCCGGTCCCGCATCAGGTAGTTGATGAGGCCCTTGGAGCGCTCGGGGTCCTTCTGGAGCTCTTCCAGGGACTGCTCACCCGCCGTGGAGACACGGGCGGCCCACAGCACGTCCGAATCGGACGCCGAGTGCTTCACCAGGTCGACGGTGACGTCGCTGCGGAAGCTGGGCTTGAGCTCTGGGGCGGGGGTGTCGGTCACCGGCGGGTCCTTCCGATTGCGTCGCTCGGGCGGCGCCCACTCTACGGGCCGCCACTGACAACTCTGTCCCTGACGGGTCGTCACCACATTCTTCGGCCAATTCGGCGAATTCGGGCACCAATCGGCAGTGCCGCGCGTCTGTACCAGTAAGCAGCAACAAGTTCGACAGCCCCTCGAGTTTCCAAGGAGATGCGCCCCCATGTTCCGCCGGCGTGAGCCCGTTCCGTTCGCATTCGTCGCCGAGGCCGACCGGTACCGCAGCAACGTCGAGCCACCGCCCCGCGAACGCGCGAGCGCAGGTCAGCTCGTCGGCCGGACCCTGGTCGGGCTCACCGTCATAGCCGGGCTCACCGGTGCGCTGCTCTTCGGGCTGCCCGCCATGGCGAGCCCCCAGTCCCCCGCGCAGAGCCAGCAGTCCGAGGCCTCCACCGGACGCTGACGGCCGTGGACCGGCGCCCCGAACGCGCCGACGCGCGCCCGGACCCCGGAGGTGGCCGCACGGTGACCTCCTGGGTAGCCTCACCCCGCACAGCCCAATCGAGCGTGCTTGTGAGTGAGGATCAGTCGTGCCCCTGCCCTTCCTGACGGCCGACCGCGCAGTTGACGCACCCGGTGAGTACTCCGACGACACCGCGCTGCCCTTCGACGACCACGATCGCTGGCGGCGGCCCTACCGGCCCGGCCCATGGCGGGTCGCCGGGGCGGCCGTCCTGCTGCTCCTCGCCTCGTTCGTCCTGCTCGCCGCCGTGATCATCGCCGCCGCCGGGGAGCCCGTGGGCGGTCTTGTCGTGCTGGGCGTCGCCGTGATCGTGATCGCTTCGTCGCTGCGGCTGCTGCGGGTCGGCGCCTGGGTCAGCCGGGCCGGTCTTCGGCGGGTCGCCTTCTTCTCCACCACCACGGTGGCGTGGCAGCAGATCCGGGGAGTACGGACAGTTCAGCAGCCGGTGCGCTGGCTCGGGCTGCCGCGGACCGTCCAGGGGCAGGCGCTGATCGCCGAGCGGCAGGACGGCCAGTTGTCGGCGCCGCTGCTCACCGATCACAGCGCGGACTTCCTGGCACGGAGCGAGGCCTTCGACCGTGCCGCGGACCTGGTGGAGGCCTGGGGCGACGAGTACCGGCACGCCTGACCGGCGGGCCCGGCTGCCGACAGTCCCCGAAAGCCCGGTTCCGACCTCCCAGACCGAAGGCCGGACCCGAAGGCCGGGTCGCGGCTAAGCCCCGGCCGGCTCGCGCTCGCGCAGGGCGATCGCCCGCTGCATGGCCTTGCGGGCCCGCGGGGTGTCGCGGGCGTCCTGGTAGGCGACCGCGAGCCGGAACCAGCAGCGCCAGTCGTTCGGGGCATCCTCCGTCTCCGCCTTGCGCCGGGCGAAGACGGCATCGGCCGAGTCCCGGTCAATGCGGCCGCCCGCCGTGCGGACCAACTCGTCGACGGGCAGGCCGCCTTCGGCGTCCAGCTCGGCCGCGAGCTTGTTGGCCTTGGTGACGAAGCGGGTGTTCGCCCAGAGGAACCAGATGCCGATCAACGGCAGGATCAGCACCGCCACACCCATGGTGACGGTGATCCAGGTGCCCTGTTCGATGAGCATCACGCCACGGCTGCCGGCCAGGACGAAGTAGAAGACCAGGACGGCGGCCGTGATGAGGTAGGTGATTTTCGCGCGCATGGGACCGACGGTGCCGCTCAGTTGAGGTCGAGGAAGTGTTCCAGGCCGAAGGTGAGGCCCGGAGTGGTCACCACGCGGCGGACGCCGAGCAGGATGCCCGGCATGAAGCTGCTGTGGTGCAGGGAGTCGTGGCGCACGGTGAGGGTCTCGCCCTCCGCGCCGAGCAGCACTTCCTGGTGGGCCAGGAGGCCGCGCAGCCGGACGGCGTGCACCGGGATGCCGTCCACGTCGGCGCCCCGGGCCCCGTCGAGGGCGGTGGCCGTGGCGTCCGGCGCGGGGCCCACGCCCGCCTCGGCGCGGGCCGCCGCGATCAGCTGGGCCGTACGCGTCGCGGTACCGGACGGGGCGTCGACCTTGTTGGGGTGGTGCAGCTCGACGACCTCGACCGACTCGAAGTACGGGGCCGCGAGCTGGGCGAACTTCATGGTCAGGACGGCGCCGATGGAGAAGTTCGGGGCGATGAGCACGCCGGTGGACGGGGAGCCGTCCAGCCAGGTGTTCAGCTGCGCGAGGCGGTCCTCGGTCCAGCCCGTGGTGCCGACGACGGCGTGGATGCCGTGGCGTACACAGAATTCCAGGTTGTCCATCACCGAGGCGGGGGTGGTCAGTTCGACCGCGACCTGGGCGCCCGTCTCGGCGAGCGTCTCCAGCTTGTCGCCGCGGCCGAGGGCCGCGACCAGCTCCATGTCGTCGGCGGCTTCCACGGCGCGTACCGCTTCGGAGCCGATCCGGCCCTTCGCGCCGAGGACCGCCACGCGCAGCTTGCTCATTCGCTTGATTCCTTAGGGGTTGCGAGACCGCTTCGGGTTACGAGACCGCTTCGTGGAGGCGGTCGGCCTGCTTGTCCTTCAGCGGGCCGATGACGGACAGCGAGGGACGCTGCCCCAGGACATCACGTGCCACCTCTCGGACGTCGTCCGGGGTGACCTCCGCTATCCGGGCCAGCATGTCGTCGACCGACATCTGGGAGCCCCAGCACAGCTCGCTCTTGCCGATACGGTTCATCAGCGCCCCGGTGTCCTCCAGGCCGAGGACGGTGGAGCCGGAGAGCTGGCCGACCGCGCGGCCGATCTCGTCGTCGGAAAGGCCCTCGTTCGCCACCCGGTCCAGTTCGTCGCGGCAGATCTTCAGGACGTCGTGGACCTGGCTGGGGCGACAGCCCGCGTACACGCCGAACAGGCCGCAGTCCGCGAAGCCCGAGGTGTACGAGTAGACGCTGTAGGCCAGACCGCGCTTTTCGCGGACCTCCTGGAACAGGCGGGACGACATGCCGCCGCCCAGGGCCGTGTTCAGCACTCCGAGCGCCCAGCGGCGCTCGTCGGTGCGGGCCAGGCCCGGCATGCCGAGGACGACATGCGCCTGTTCCGTGCGGCGGTTGAGCAGTTCCACCCGGCCGACGGTCTTCAGGGCGCGGGCACCGCCGCGCGGGGTGACCGGGACCGCGTCCGTGTGCGAAAGCGCGCCGGCCTTCTCGAAGGCCTTGCGGACCTGGCGTACGACGGTGGCGTGGTCGACGTTTCCGGCGGCCGCGACGACCAGGTGACGCGGATCGTAGTGCTTCTTGTAGAAGCGCGAGATCTGCGCCTGGGTGAGCGAGTTGATCGTGTCGACGGTGCCGAGGACCGGACGGCCGAGGGGGGTGTCGCCGAGCATGGTGTGCGCGAACAGGTCGTGCACGCAGTCGCCCGGGTCGTCCTCGGTCATCGCGATCTCTTCGAGGATCACGCCGCGTTCGGCGTCCACGTCCTCGGCAAGTATCAGCGAGTCCGTCAGCATGTCGCACACCACATCGATCGCCAGCGGCAGATCGGTGTCGAGCACCCGCGCGTAGTAGCAGGTGTACTCCTTCGCCGTGAAGGCGTTCATCTCGCCGCCGACCGCGTCCAGGGCGGAGGAGATGTCGAGGGCACTGCGCTTCTTGGTGCCCTTGAAGAGGAGGTGCTCCAGGTAGTGCGTGGCGCCGTTCAGCGTCGGCGTCTCGTCGCGCGAACCCACCTGGACCCAGATGCCGAAGGTCGCGGACCGGACGGAGGGAAGGGTTTCGGTGACGACCCGCAGGCCGCCGGGGAGGGTCGTACGGCGAACGGTGCCGATGCCGTTGTGACCCTTCAGGAGCGTTTGGGTACGGGCGACGGCCCGCCCCTCCGAAGAGGGGCGGGCCGTCGTCGCGGAACTACGGGACGTCACTTGGCGGCGTCGTCCTTCTCAGCCTCGTCGGCCGTCTCGCCCTCGATCACCGGGACAAGCGAGAGCTTGCCGCGGGAGTCGATCTCGGCGATCTCGACCTGGACCTTGGCGCCCACACCGAGAACGTCCTCGACGTTCTCGACGCGCTTGCCACCGGCGAGCTTGCGGATCTGCGAGATGTGCAGCAGACCGTCCTTGCCCGGCATCAGGGACACGAACGCACCGAAGGTGGTGGTCTTGACGACCGTACCCAGGTAGCGCTCGCCGACCTCCGGCATGGTCGGGTTGGCGATGCTGTTGATCGTGGCGCGGGCGGCCTCCGCCTGCGAGCCGACCTGGGCACCGATGTAGATGGTGCCGTCGTCCTCGATCGTGATCTCGGCGCCGGTGTCCTCCTGGATCTGGTTGATCATCTTGCCCTTGGGGCCGATGACCTCACCGATCTTGTCCACGGGGATCTTGACGGTGATGATCCGCGGGGCGTTGGGGGACATCTCGTCCGGGGTGTCGATCGCTTCCATCATCACGTCGAGGATGTGGAGGCGGGCGTCGCGGGCCTGCTTGAGGGCCGCGGCCAGGACGGAGGCCGGGATGCCGTCCAGCTTGGTGTCGAGCTGGAGCGCGGTGACGAACTCCTTCGTACCGGCGACCTTGAAGTCCATGTCACCGAACGCGTCCTCGGCACCGAGGATGTCCGTGAGGGCGACGTAGTGCGTCTTGCCGTCGATCTCCTGGGAGATCAGGCCCATGGCGATACCGGCGACGGGGGCCTTGAGCGGCACACCGGCGTTCAGCAGCGACATGGTGGAGGCGCAGACCGAGCCCATGGACGTCGAGCCGTTGGAACCGAGGGCCTCGGACACCTGACGGATCGCGTAGGGGAACTCCTCGCGGGTCGGCAGGACCGGCACGATGGCGCGCTCGGCGAGCGCGCCATGGCCGATCTCGCGGCGCTTGGGCGAACCCACGCGGCCGGTCTCGCCGACCGAGTACGGCGGGAAGTTGTAGTTGTGCATGTAGCGCTTGCGGGTCACCGGCGAAAGGGTGTCCAGCTGCTGCTCCATCCGGAGCATGTTGAGGGTGGTGACGCCCAGGATCTGGGTCTCGCCACGCTCGAACAGCGCGGAACCGTGCACGCGCGGGATGGCCTCGACCTCGGCGGCCAGGGTACGGATGTCCGTGATCCCACGGCCGTCGATGCGGACCTTGTCCTTGATGACGCGCTCGCGGACCAGCTTCTTGGTCAGCGCGCGGTACGCGGCGGAGATCTCCTTCTCGCGGCCCTCGAAGGCCGGGAGCAGCTTCTCGGCGGCGATCTCCTTGACGCGGTCCAGCTCGGCCTCGCGGTCCTGCTTGCCCGCGATGGTCAGCGCCTGCGCGAGCTCGCCCTTGACCGCGGCGGCGAGCGCCTCCAGGACGTCGTCCTGGTAGTCGAGGAAGACCGGGAAGTCGCCGGTCGGCTTCGCGGCCTTGGCGGCGAGGTCGGCCTGGGCCTTGCAGAGGACCTTGATGAAGGGCTTCGCGGCGTCCAGACCGGCCGCGACGACCTCCTCGGTCGGCGCCTCGGCGCCGCCCTGGACCAGCTGGATGGTCTTCTCAGTGGCCTCGGCCTCGACCATCATGATCGCGACGTCGCCGTCCTCAAGGGCGCGACCGGCGACGACCATGTCGAAGACGGCGTCCTCAAGCTCGGTGTGCGTCGGGAACGCCACCCACTGGCCGCGGATCAGCGCGACGCGGACGCCGCCGATCGGGCCGGAGAAGGGCAGGCCGGCCAGCTGCGTGGACGCGGACGCGGCGTTGATCGCGACGACGTCGTACAGGTGGTCGGGGTTGAGCGCCATGATCGTCGCGACGACCTGGATCTCGTTGCGCAGGCCCTTCTTGAAGGACGGGCGCAGCGGGCGGTCGATCAGACGGCAGGTGAGGATCGCGTCCTCGGAGGGCCGGCCCTCGCGGCGGAAGAAGGAGCCGGGGATCTTGCCGGCCGCGTACTGCCGCTCCTCGACGTCCACCGTGAGGGGGAAGAAGTCGAGCTGGTCCTTGGGCTTCTTGGAGGCGGTCGTGGCCGACAGCACCATGGTGTCGTCGTCCAGGTACGCCACGGCGGAGCCGGCGGCCTGCTTGGCCAGGCGGCCCGTCTCGAAGCGGATGGTGCGGGTGCCGAAGGAGCCGTTGTCGATGACGGCCTCGGCGTAGTGGGTCTCGTTCTCCACTAGCGTGTTCTCCATTTTGTTGGATGCAATGTCGTCTTTTCGTCCCCGGGCCCGTGTGGCGCGGGGACGGTGGGTGAGCGGCGGAGAAGCGCTCCTGAGGGCGGGCCGGTCTTCGATCGAAGCACCCGGTTTCCGTGCGTTCCGGGGGCCACTACCGAGGACCGGCGGCGGAGGAGGGCTTCTGCTCGCTCTCGCGCGGTGAAGCGCGTTGTGGTGAAGCGTCTTTCGGTGAAGCTTGTTCTGTTGTGCGTACCAGACTACTGAGCGTTCGGTACGTCTCGCATGTACAGCAAAGGGAGCGGCCCCCTAATAGGTGGGAACCGCTCCCTTCACAGCATGCTTACTTGGCGCCGCCGGCCGCACCGCGGCGGATGCCCAGGCGGTCGACCAGCGCACGGAAGCGCTGGATGTCCTTCTTGGCCAGGTACTGCAGAAGGCGGCGGCGCTGGCCGACGAGGATCAGCAGACCACGACGCGAGTGGTGGTCGTGCTTGTGGGTCTTGAGGTGCTCCGTCAGGTCCGAGATGCGGCGGGAGAGCATGGCGACCTGGACCTCGGGGGATCCGGTGTCGCCCTCCTTCTGACCGAACTCGGACATGATCTGCTTCTTCGTAGCGGCGTCGAGCGGCACGCTTACTCCTCAGTATTGTTCGATGCGCCCACGAGTGCCCCTGGTCTTGATCTCAGGGGAGCTTCCGTAACTCGGAGGCGAAGGTCCGATGAGCGCAGCTTCCAGATGAGCGGGGCTCTTCCGGGAGCGCGTACACAAACGGCCGTCACACAGCGTACCAGTGCCCCGGGTGACGGCTGACCCCGGGCGGCGCGGTCAGCTGGTCAGGGCGCGGGCCCTGGCGTACACGTCGAAGACGGCCAGGGTCAGCGGCAGCAGCGTGAGCAGGACGAATCCCTCGGCGATCTCCAGGAAGCGGCCCCAGAACGGGGTCACTCCGCGGCTGGGCACGATCAACGCGATGGCGGTGACCAGGGCCGCTGCGGCGGCGATCGCGGCGACCAGCCACAGGGTACGGATGTCCAGCGCCGCGGTGTCGCCCTTCAGCGCGTCCGCCATCAGGCCGCGCGGCGCCTTGACGCACAGGCCGAGGCCGAGCAGGACGAGGGCGCCGAGACCGGCGGCCAGGGTGGCGGCGACCTGGGCGGTGTAGCGGAAGAGGTGGGCCCGCATGAGCATGGCCACGCCGGTGGCCAGGGCGAGCAGGCGACCCCAGGTGTTGTCACTGAACCCGAGTACCGCGGCGCCGGCGGCCGCCAGGACGGCGCAGCCACCGACCAGACCGACGAGCAGTTCGTGGCCGCGCCGGGCCTGGGCGGCGATGCGCTCGGCGTCGACGGGCTCCTGCGGGGCGGGGTGGTCGCCGAAGTCGCGCTGGGAGGAGTGCGGGGGCTCGAAGCCGATGGGCAGCCGGGCGAAGCGCATGGAGAGACCGGGCAGGAAAGCGAGCGCGCCGACCGCGAGCTGGGTGCAGACCGCGGCGGTCTCGGTCGGCGTCATTCCGGTCAGGATCGCGGTGAACACGAGGAGCACGCCCACCGCGGAGGCCAGCCCGAACGCCACGAAGGGGCCGTCGCCGCGCGGCGAGAGCAGGGTGAGTACGAGCGAGGCGATCAGGACCGCGGCGCAGGCGAGCAGCGCCTGGAGCCGACCGACGCCGTCGTGGGTGGCGAGCGGCAGCAGGCCGGACCCGGCGACCGCGATGTTGGGCAGCGAGCCGAGGCCGAGCGCGACGGCGGAGAGCTGGTCGTCGTAGATCCGGGCACGTACGGCCGCGAGGGTGAGCAGCAGTACTCCGGCGACGGCGGCGAGGATGCCCGGCGCGCCGTGCATGTCGTGGCGCGGGTCGCCCGTCCAGGCGGCGAAGGCGAGCAGGACGAACAGCACGCCGCCGCCGATGAGGCCCGCGGCGCGGGTCAGCCCGGTGTTCCACAGTGTGCGGTCCTGGGTGACCGCGGAGGCGACGGCCTCGGAGACGTCGTCGAAGACGGCGGGCGGCAGCGACTGAGAGAAGGGGCGCAGGGTGAGCAGCTCACCGTCGAGGATCGCCTGGGCGGCGAAGGAGCGGGCGCTGTCGAGGACGGTGCCGTCGCGGCGCACCAGCGAGTAACCGACCGGGGCGCCCTCTTCCGGGCTCTGCTGGGCGAGCCGCAGGATCTCGGGGTAGATGTCGGCGACCGGGATGTCGTCGGGCAGCGCCACGTCGATGCGGCCGTCCGGCGCGACGATCGTCACCCGGCAGAAGCCGAGGCCCGCGCCGGTTGTCTGGCCGGGCCGGTTCGGTTCGGCGGCCGTCGTCGCGGTGGTCGTCGTGGTCACCTTCGGCTTCCCCTTCGCTGGCTTCACTGGTTGCGCTCGCGGTGCCCGGTCGCCCGGTGCCGGGTCGTTCGCCCGTCGCATCAAATGCCCAGATTGCTTCGCTCTGTTCGCGGGTGCTTACGCGAACAGACGGCACCCTATCGCCAGCCGATCACATCGGATGTCAGTAGGATCCCACCGCGGTCGGCGTTCGCCGGACAC
Coding sequences:
- the rpsO gene encoding 30S ribosomal protein S15; protein product: MPLDAATKKQIMSEFGQKEGDTGSPEVQVAMLSRRISDLTEHLKTHKHDHHSRRGLLILVGQRRRLLQYLAKKDIQRFRALVDRLGIRRGAAGGAK
- a CDS encoding polyribonucleotide nucleotidyltransferase, with protein sequence MENETHYAEAVIDNGSFGTRTIRFETGRLAKQAAGSAVAYLDDDTMVLSATTASKKPKDQLDFFPLTVDVEERQYAAGKIPGSFFRREGRPSEDAILTCRLIDRPLRPSFKKGLRNEIQVVATIMALNPDHLYDVVAINAASASTQLAGLPFSGPIGGVRVALIRGQWVAFPTHTELEDAVFDMVVAGRALEDGDVAIMMVEAEATEKTIQLVQGGAEAPTEEVVAAGLDAAKPFIKVLCKAQADLAAKAAKPTGDFPVFLDYQDDVLEALAAAVKGELAQALTIAGKQDREAELDRVKEIAAEKLLPAFEGREKEISAAYRALTKKLVRERVIKDKVRIDGRGITDIRTLAAEVEAIPRVHGSALFERGETQILGVTTLNMLRMEQQLDTLSPVTRKRYMHNYNFPPYSVGETGRVGSPKRREIGHGALAERAIVPVLPTREEFPYAIRQVSEALGSNGSTSMGSVCASTMSLLNAGVPLKAPVAGIAMGLISQEIDGKTHYVALTDILGAEDAFGDMDFKVAGTKEFVTALQLDTKLDGIPASVLAAALKQARDARLHILDVMMEAIDTPDEMSPNAPRIITVKIPVDKIGEVIGPKGKMINQIQEDTGAEITIEDDGTIYIGAQVGSQAEAARATINSIANPTMPEVGERYLGTVVKTTTFGAFVSLMPGKDGLLHISQIRKLAGGKRVENVEDVLGVGAKVQVEIAEIDSRGKLSLVPVIEGETADEAEKDDAAK
- the eccD gene encoding type VII secretion integral membrane protein EccD encodes the protein MRRANDPAPGDRAPRAQPVKPAKGKPKVTTTTTATTAAEPNRPGQTTGAGLGFCRVTIVAPDGRIDVALPDDIPVADIYPEILRLAQQSPEEGAPVGYSLVRRDGTVLDSARSFAAQAILDGELLTLRPFSQSLPPAVFDDVSEAVASAVTQDRTLWNTGLTRAAGLIGGGVLFVLLAFAAWTGDPRHDMHGAPGILAAVAGVLLLTLAAVRARIYDDQLSAVALGLGSLPNIAVAGSGLLPLATHDGVGRLQALLACAAVLIASLVLTLLSPRGDGPFVAFGLASAVGVLLVFTAILTGMTPTETAAVCTQLAVGALAFLPGLSMRFARLPIGFEPPHSSQRDFGDHPAPQEPVDAERIAAQARRGHELLVGLVGGCAVLAAAGAAVLGFSDNTWGRLLALATGVAMLMRAHLFRYTAQVAATLAAGLGALVLLGLGLCVKAPRGLMADALKGDTAALDIRTLWLVAAIAAAAALVTAIALIVPSRGVTPFWGRFLEIAEGFVLLTLLPLTLAVFDVYARARALTS
- the dapB gene encoding 4-hydroxy-tetrahydrodipicolinate reductase, with the protein product MSKLRVAVLGAKGRIGSEAVRAVEAADDMELVAALGRGDKLETLAETGAQVAVELTTPASVMDNLEFCVRHGIHAVVGTTGWTEDRLAQLNTWLDGSPSTGVLIAPNFSIGAVLTMKFAQLAAPYFESVEVVELHHPNKVDAPSGTATRTAQLIAAARAEAGVGPAPDATATALDGARGADVDGIPVHAVRLRGLLAHQEVLLGAEGETLTVRHDSLHHSSFMPGILLGVRRVVTTPGLTFGLEHFLDLN
- a CDS encoding M16 family metallopeptidase, which encodes MTSRSSATTARPSSEGRAVARTQTLLKGHNGIGTVRRTTLPGGLRVVTETLPSVRSATFGIWVQVGSRDETPTLNGATHYLEHLLFKGTKKRSALDISSALDAVGGEMNAFTAKEYTCYYARVLDTDLPLAIDVVCDMLTDSLILAEDVDAERGVILEEIAMTEDDPGDCVHDLFAHTMLGDTPLGRPVLGTVDTINSLTQAQISRFYKKHYDPRHLVVAAAGNVDHATVVRQVRKAFEKAGALSHTDAVPVTPRGGARALKTVGRVELLNRRTEQAHVVLGMPGLARTDERRWALGVLNTALGGGMSSRLFQEVREKRGLAYSVYSYTSGFADCGLFGVYAGCRPSQVHDVLKICRDELDRVANEGLSDDEIGRAVGQLSGSTVLGLEDTGALMNRIGKSELCWGSQMSVDDMLARIAEVTPDDVREVARDVLGQRPSLSVIGPLKDKQADRLHEAVS